One genomic region from Xenopus laevis strain J_2021 chromosome 2L, Xenopus_laevis_v10.1, whole genome shotgun sequence encodes:
- the LOC121399733 gene encoding lamina-associated polypeptide 2-like, producing MSSRRSHSGSRGSSPSGQRKKTRRQCASCQESAMPDKRLCEKCFSDASGIAPTQFTEFMSWMKNTFNQSMANMVSQVTDNVMRNLDGGSSLGQIAHNPVEQTETQGDTLDRINLPETESEGELSDMESEEEGESEFNTDMIESLVKAVRKTLDLEDKIQNTEKQDKMFKKVSKKNHLFPIHEVIQSTIVGEWEFPDKKQILSRRFKKMFPFATEDTKTWDTPPKVDAAITRVARRTTLPVDEGVSLKDTMERRQDGALKRAYMTGGALCKASVATTSVMRANKIWIQELESAIKSGTEREKLLEMIQDIKMANEYASEASMDSIKLAGKSMGLSVVARRSLWLRHWNADSQSKHNLCSLPFKGNHLFGPELDQIISKASAGKSSFLPQERRDRRFQNKNPRNSLKDAKQYKPGKPFSRQWRPKNQFFSSKRNDQKTPWNNTDKKA from the exons ATGAGCTCCAGACGCTCGCATTCAGGCTCAAGGGG gagTTCTCCTTCTGGACAAAGGAAAAAGACAAGGAGACAGTGTGCATCTTGTCAGGAATCTGCTATGCCGGATAAAAGGCTATGTGAAAAATGCTTTTCTGATGCTTCAGGGATAGCACCGACGCAATTCACTGAATTCATGTCATGGATGAAGAACACTTTCAACCAATCTATGGCCAATATGGTGTCGCAAGTAACTGATAACGTTATGAGAAACTTAGATGGAGGCAGTAGTCTAGGGCAAATAGCCCACAACCCTGTGGAGCAGacagagacacaaggggacaCCCTCGATAGAATCAATTTACCAGAAACAGAATCTGAAGGTGAACTATCTGACATGGAATCTGAAGAAGAGGGGGAATCAGAATTCAATACAGACATGATTGAGTCTTTAGTTAAAGCAGTCAGGAAAACTCTGGATCTGGAAGACAAAATTCAGAACACAGAgaagcaggataagatgtttaaGAAAGTATCTAAGAAAAACCACCTTTTCCCTATACACGAAGTCATTCAATCCACAATTGTAGGGGAATGGGAATTCCCAGACAAAAAACAGATATTATCAAGAAGATtcaaaaaaatgttcccttttgcTACAGAAGATACCAAAACATGGGATACCCCTCCTAAAGTAGATGCAGCTATTACCAGGGTGGCCAGGCGTACCACCTTACCAGTAGATGAAGGGGTCTCTTTAAAGGACACTATGGAAAGGAGGCAGGATGGAGCTCTTAAAAGAGCTTATATGACAGGGGGTGCTTTATGTAAGGCATCCGTGGCTACAACCTCAGTAATGAGAGCCAATAAAATCTGGATACAGGAACTTGAGTCTGCAATCAAGTCGggaacagaaagagaaaaactattaGAGATGATACAAGACATCAAGATGGCAAATGAATACGCATCGGAGGCTTCAATGGATTCCATAAAACTGGCTGGAAAATCCATGGGGCTTTCTGTAGTAGCCAGAAGAAGTTTGTGGCTCAGACACTGGAATGCGGATTCACAATCCAAGCACAATTTATGCTCTCTCCCATTCAAGGGAAACCATTTATTCGGGCCAGAACTAGATCAGATAATATCTAAAGCCTCAGCAGGAAAATCATCTTTTTTGCCTCAGGAGCGTAGAGACagaagatttcaaaataaaaatccgAGGAATTCCCTCAAGGACGCGAAACAATACAAACCGGGAAAACCATTCTCCAGGCAATGGAGGCCCAAGAATcaatttttttcctccaaaagaaATGATCAAAAAACACCCTGGAATAACACAGACAAAAAGGCATGA